In Lactuca sativa cultivar Salinas chromosome 5, Lsat_Salinas_v11, whole genome shotgun sequence, the DNA window TGTTAAACCTTTTGATCACAcgttcaacatactcttcctgtGATAAGAACAATTTTCTTGATTTCTATCATGGATAATTTTCATGCCCAATATCTGTTGTGCTTGGCCTAAGTCTTTCATATCAAAGAACTTAGACAAATCCTTCTTCAAGTTGTTGATCATCGTTGCATCTTGGCCCACTATCAACATATCATCTACGTAGAGCAAAAGGATGACAAATTTCCCATCTGGAAACTTCTTCAGATAGACACAATGGTCTGCAACAGTTCTCTTGTACTCATGATTCATCATAAATGAATCAAACTTCTTGTACCACTGCCTTGGGGCTTGCTTAACACCATAAAGGCTCTTCTTTAATTTACAGATGAGGTGCCCTTTCTTTGGGACTTTAAAGCCATCAGGCTGCTCCATGTATATTTCTTCATCCAAATCTCCATGGAGAAAggttgttttcacatccatctgctCAAGTTCAAGATCTAGACTGGCAACTAATCCGAGTACAACTCGAATAAACATCATCTTCACAACCGGAAAAAAAAGTGTCATCAAAGTCGATTCCTTCTTTTTTTTGGAAACCTTTGACAACGAGTCTCACCTTATACTTCATAGTATTTCCCTTGCTGTCTTTCTTCAACTTGAAAACCCACTTGTTTTTCAAGGCTTTCTTTCCTTTGGGGAGTTTCACCAACTCATATGTTTGATTCTTCTGTAAAGAATTCATTTCTTCTTCCATGGCCTTCTGCCAATTTGCTTTATCAATATGAGATTGTGCTTCTTGAAAGCTCTCTGGCTCCCCCTCACTAGTAAGAATGATGTAGTTTGAAGTTGGATATCTTCTTGATGGAGCACGAACTCGTTCGGATCGTCTAACTTGAGTTCCTTCGTTTGTAACTTCTGGAAATGTATCTAAAGTATCATGGGGTGGAAGCTCCCCCTGCTCAACACCTTCTTGATTTGCATCAtcaacttcttcatcctcttcttcAGTGGAAACATCATCTTTATTTTCATATATTATATCTGAAACTTTGGAGCTTTGTTGCTTGTTAACCGGTGCCTTGAAATCATAATACTGGTTTTCATAGAAAACCACATCTCTACTTCGAATAACCTTCTTTAGTTCTGGGTCCCATAGCCTGTACCCAAACTCTTCATCTCCATATCCAATAAAGATTCATGGAGTGGATTTGAGGTCCAACTTCTTCCGCAATTCACTTGATACATGTGCAAACGCCTTGCACCCAAATACTCTCAAGTGAGAATATGATATGTCTTTACCTGTCCATATCTTCTCCGGAACTTCAAAATTCAATGGAGCGGAAGGTGACCTATTTATTAGATAGCAAGATGTCAATATAGCTTCACCCCAAAATGGCTTTGGGAGTTTAGTCATGTTGAGCATGCATCGAACTTTCTCAACAATAGTGTGATTCATCCGTTCTGCTACACCGTTGTGTTGTGGGGTTCGTGGGGCAGTCTTTTCATGTCTGATACCATGTTCCGTGCAGTATTTAGAGAACTCACGAGAATAGTACTCGCCTCCATTATTTGACCTGAGACATTTCAACTGCTTGCCTGTTTGTCTTTCCACCATTGCATGAAAAGCTTTGAAGCGGTCTAATACTTGGTCCTTCGTCCTCAAATAGTATGCCCATACCTTTCGTGATGCATCGTCAATGAATGTCACAAAATAGCGGCTTCCACCAAGAGATTCTACTTCAATGGGTCCACATACGTCGGAGTGGACAAGGCTCAGCAACTCAGAGCGGTTCTTTCTTGTGGAGCTAAAGGAAACTCTATGTTGTTTCCCAAATAGGCAGTATTCACAAGGATCCAAGGCAACATCTTTTGCCATTGAAATGGACTCCTTCTTTGCAAGAGTCGTCAATCCCTTCTCGCTCATGTGGCCTAGTCTTCTATGCCACAAGTTTGGTGATATCTCTTCTTCAACAGCATTGAGACTTGGTTGAAGTAGCTTTGCATGGCTTTTATAAAGAGTACCATTAAGTTGTCCCCTTGCAACAACCATAACACCTTTTAACAACTTCCAGGTGCCATTTTTGAATTGATTATCATATCCTTGGACATCAAGAGCTCCAACTGAGATAAGATTCATTCTTAGCTCTGGGACATGTCGAACATCTTTCAACACCAATGTACATCCAACATTGGTCTTTAAATGCACATCACTAATACCAACAATGCTTGAAAAACTGGTGTTTCCCATCTTCACGTACCATGGTCTCCGGGTTTATAAGTAGTGAATAAATCCTGGTTTGGAGTCGAATGATATGATGCGGCGCTATCAATCACCCACTCATCATCATGAGTTCCAACATGTAGGCATGCTTCGTCCTCGTATGTAACAAGGGCAACGTCTTGTGTTATGGTGACCATGGTTTCACCATTCTCCCTGCTTGGATTCTGACTTGACTCGGGCTGCTCTCATAAGAACCTTCAACAATCACTTCTTTTGTGGCCATAATAATTACAATGATTGCAATAGCCTTCGAACCATGTATTTGAAGATTTACATCGCTCTCACGATTTCCCTCGATCTCGTGATTTCCCACGATCTTGAGATCTTCCTCTACTTTGACTATGTCTGCCTCTACCTCTACCTCGACCTCGGCCTCGGCCTCCAGTTCTGCCCCCACCTCTTTCTTTGTTTTCTAACACAAGTAGGGGTGCAAatgagccaagctactcgcgagctacttgagatcggatcgttaaaagctcgacttgaaatcgattttaaacgagcccgagccgagctcgagcttaatattaaactcgtttattaaacgagctcgagctcaagcctatgtcattaagcttgattaggctcgcgagcctaaacgagcctttatataatataatttaatattatgtatatatattaaaataaaaacatattaggggGAATTATGGATTTaaggtattagtaaacgagcttctaaatgagctcgagccgagcttaagcttatttagacaGGTCAGAtaaaaaacgagtcgagcccgagcccgagccgagcttgtataattctttacgagctcgagccaaGCTTAGTACAAGGAAGCTCGAATCGAgtcgagctcgagctcaagccttATACAACTTAAACAAGCCTGAGCCGAGCCTGGCtcagctcgggctcggctcggctcgtttgcacccctagacACAAGGGCAAAAGACTGGTCTGTACCAACTTCTTTCCTTCTTGCTTCCTTGTTCATTAGGGCGTCTGTGACCATCTCCATTGTCACTTTACCACCGGGGGCAAAATTGCTGAGAGTCACAACAAGCGTCTTCCAATTATCTGGTAGAGAACTCAAGAGCAATATGGCTTGTTCCTTGTCTTTGAGAACCCAATCAGCAGCACTGAGCTGATTTACGAGATCCTGGAACTGACTCGTATGCTCGGTTATGGACATACCACTTCGTAACTTGTGGTTTACAAGGCGCCTCATCAGCAAGATCTTGTTGCGTGCCGTCTTTGCCTAATACATATTCTCGAGCTTCTCCCAAAGTTTGTACGCATCTGTCTCTTGAGAGACATGGTGAAAAACACTGTGGTCGATCCACTGTCGAATTTGTGCCACCGTTTTCCTATTTATTCTCGTCCAAACTTCGTCTGTCTTCGTGTCGGTTTTGATGCCTTGCTTTTCTATAGGCTCTGCTAAATCTTTCAGATTAAGCAAATCTTCCATCCTTGGCTTCCACATGTTGTAATTTGTGGGCGTAAGTCGAACCATCGTAATCGTACTTGTAGATTCCATTAAACATAATTGCAAATTTATTTTACAAATATTTCGAGGAAAATTAGATAAAACCGAGCTCTCGGTTGGATTCAGAAGCGTCAAAAATGGTAAGGTAGAGTTTTTCGGGGTCAAAATATACTTTCTTGAAAAGTTATGTGCTAATTTGTAACTTTTCGGAACTATAGGGGCTAAACTGTAATTTTCGGAACTTACAGGGGCCAATCTAAAATATTTCTGCTAACCAGGGacttttctgaaacttttcagAACTCCAGGGACCAAAACAGTTATTTTCAGAACAACAGGGACGAGCTGCAGTTTTTCAGAAACAGTGGGACATTTCTGCAATTTTCTAAAACTTCAGGGGCTAAAATGCAACTTTTCTGAACTTCTGGTCAATGATgacgtcactccttcttctccggCCACCTGGATTTTTCGACGAGTTTTCCGGCGAGTTTGACCAATCTTTGACCGGCGTTTTGGAGGTCTTCCCGTGGTAAAAAAATCACGAAAAATATATTTTCGAAATCCTTGAAACAAGACCTTTCTAATGGTGTACCCAGAAATCGATTTTGAGGCAAAAAAATTGACGTAAAAAAGAGAAATTCATGAAAAAATCCCTGGACACCAAACGGGGCTCTGATACCAGTTGTTGGGGTTGGAAAACTCTTCTATTAAACGCTAAAATGGAATTACAATAAGAGGAGCAACTCTTACACTCAACTATTACAAAAAACCAACCCTCTCACTAACACTCTCACTCTAAATGTTATACTATCTATTTCTTTGTGTTTTGGGATGCTTACAACTGAAGAATGAAGTCTCTATTTATAGTCTTGGCAGCCACCATTGTAGTTGTCTTCATTAACTGTGTTCATCATAGGGTTGGAAGACTTTGCCACCCTAGGTCTCATTTTGTCAACAAAGGTGGCTATTGTAGCTTTGAAGGCTTTGGAGGCTGGAACACAACAAATATATGGGCTCGTCATAAATGGTGAGTGGGTCACAGATGCTCAAACCATCAAACAAGAGACTTTTAAATTTTACCATAACAAGTTCAGGGAAAAATGGCTTGTTAGATCGAAGCTCATCAGCTCCAAATTTCGGACTCTTGACCTCAATGCCAGTAATGAACTGGAAGCACCATTCTCACTCGATGAAATAAAAAAAGCGGTATGAGCATGTGGAAGCGAGAAAGCACCTGGACCGGAAGGTTTTAATTTCAAGTTTATTAAAAAGTATTGGAATCTACTACATTTGGATATCTTTGCATTTGCTAAACATTTTGAGCAACATGGGAGATTTAGCCCTGGGTGTAACTTATCATTTATCACATTGGTCCTGAAATTAAAAGACCTACTCATTCTCGGGGACTTTCGCCCCATCAGTCTTATAGGGTGTATGTACAAAGTAATTGAAAAAGCACTCGCGAACCGCTTAAAATTGGTGATCGAACTTAATATTGACCAGGTACAAACTGCGTTTGTGGATGGAAGGAATATACTGGATGGGCCGTTGATTGTCAACGAGTTATGCTCTTGGGCAAAGAAGACAAAAAACCAAATACTACTCTTTAAGGTCGATTTTGATAAGGCCTTTAACTCAATCAACTGGGGTTATCTTGAGTCCATCATAATACAAATGGGATATGGTGACAAGTGGAGGAGGTGGATTATGGGATGCCTCACATCAGCTAGGGCCTCCGTTCAAATTAACGGGTCGCCCACCAAAGAATTTGCTATGGAAAAGGGGGTTCAATAAGGAGATCCACTCTCTCCTTTCCTGTTCATAATTGCAATGGAAGGATTGAATGTGGCTATGAAAGAGGCTTGTGCAAAAGGTTTATTTAAACTCATAAAGATACCCAATTGTGATACTCTAATTTCCCATTTATTCTATGCGAATAATGCCTTATTCTTAGGAGAATGGTGTAAGGATAATATAAAGAATCTTTCTAGAATTCTCAGGTGCTTCCATGTCTCATCCGGCCTCAAAGTAAACTTTTGGAAGTCATGGGTGTTCGGTATTGGGGCAAATTGGCAAGAAGTTGTTAGATGGGCGGCCCCACTAGGTAGTGAACCGGCTGTGGTCCCACTTAACTACCTCGGAGCACCGGTGGGTACGAATATGAAACATCAGTTCAAATAGTTTCACATTTTTTGGCAACCAAAATCGACGTAGAGTACAAGGGTTGCACCACGTGGTGCAACTGCTTCAATCATGATCGACATTAATTACTTCACATTGAATAATTTGatttactccctccgtcccaaaattatagtccatctttcctttttagtttgtcccaaaataatagtcaatttctaaaaataaataacatttttaccaaaataaccCTTagtattacttaaccaactaaacatttaatgaaatattaaatgcaaagtaaggacaaaactgtcattttattatataaagttaataataattaatgtttttgttaATCCGTGTGTTTTTTGTCCGTAGACAATAATATTGAGAGGGAGGTAGTATCATTTACGCAATTGATTATCAATCAACAGGGACGTGAGTATTTAATGAGATGTTTCTTTTCCGTATTAAATTCTAAATAATTAGAAGTTGCAAAATATACTAAAATTCTACATGTGAGCCAGGACCCGGTGGCCAAAATTTTGTATATAAGGCCAAGTGTGATCGGCCATATTTTACATAAAAACTCCTCAACTATCTCTTCTATATAGGTGGTTGAATTGAAGGGTTGTGGCATTAAATACATAGGAGATCGATGGCTCTATCTGGAAAGTTAATTGGTTATGTAGAGATCAGTAAGAAGGGAGATGTATTCCACGATCTCTTCAGGCACATCCCCCATGAGATAGTTGCGATAGCCCCTAATAAGGTTCATGACTGTGAACTGCATGATGGTGAAAGGGGAGCCGTTGGATCTATCATCTCTTGGCACTACACTCATGGTATTTCATACACCAAATCCAAGTTCTGGTTATTTCATTGAAATTGATAGTACATGAATCATTAATTCAAATCAAAACTATATATGACATACTGACTAACGATAATTTATTTTGCATTGATCTGTGCTTGAAAaatattaagagggaaaaagaaaAATTTGTAAACAGATAATTGAAGCAGTGAATGAGGAAAACCACATGGCTGTGTTTAAGGTAATCGGAGGAGATTTAGTGGAGGAGCTTTACAAGAGCTTTACAATCATATTGCATGTTGAACAAAAGGGTGATGGACAGGTGGCTACTTGGACCtttgagtttgagaagcctaatGTGAGTGTACCATATCCAACTTCTATGATGGACTACCTTTGTGATCTGGTCAAGGATTTGGATGCCCATGGCAGCACTAATTAAGTAGTTCTGCAACTTCTACTTCTACTTCGACATTAATTAATAAAAGAAGGAAATTAATGGAGGGAGGTTTTCTTTTTAGTCTCTGAATGCATGTACGTGTGTTTCTTAATTTGAATTTGAATGAAAGAATAAATTATATACGTATGTTTAAGTAGATGGTGAATAAGGAGAGAAACATGCCCGACGGTGGAGTATTATATACAAGAATCTCTTTGAAGTAATGTGATATTGTGATGTATTTATGTATCAGTATTCCGTTTCCCAATCATTTGTGTTGTGAGAAACTGTCTTTGGATTTCCAGTTAAAACAAATTATTCATAATTTGTCTATATATGATCAATCTAGACAAATAATATAGAGAAAACAGCAATAATAAATTAACATACTAAAATAGCCTTAAGCTCATAAGAAACCAGAAAGTTGCAATATAAAAATGCAGGACTACAAAAACTAAACATTATGCAACATGCATGAGACATTACTCAAACAAATTAATATATATCATTATTTAACTAGGCACTAAAAAAAATAGTAAACATTATGCAATATGGCacataactaaaataaattaatatatatcGTTATTTAATTAGACCAAGTCTATGTTAATAACACGTAAAACACATGTTTATGCAACTAATCGGTGTCTCATCGGAAATATTATCTTCCTCGTCTATATTTACGATATCACTTCTCAATTCCATCTTGTTTTGCTGCTTGACAAACATAAATTCTACATGTTTTGTATCTTTATGATTTAAAATTATTTCGTAAGATTATATTTAATTGATGTTATGAAAAACCCCGTCTATATTCCAAAGGTAGAATCCTCATGTAGCATACCACCACCAGGAATATATATGGATGAGCTTAATTAATCCAAACAATATATCAATCGGTTTATCAACTGAAAAATATTGATACACATGTTTGATTAAACTGATTTAtatttagaaagaaattgaaaaataatgagagtttcaaatgcatcTGGTAAAAGAAAAAATGTCTTTTTTATAGTATACTATCATTTCAATTTAGTTTAACCatttaatgttatttttaaacTAAAAAGTTAAGCCTTTTATACAAATTATTAAAATGTGTGATTTTAAAATGACAATGgtttaataattattagaaagaaaattaaaaaatcatgAGAGTTTAAAATTTATGTGATGAAAGAAAAATTCTATCTTTTATAGTTGTGGTAAAAGaaaaaagggataatgacttgaaagggataatgacaaaagtcgaaagttcgttaccctttcaagtcattataccaagaaaaaaaaaaggaaatttacAAAAAAATCTCTATGTTTCGGTTATATTGACAAAAAAGTTAATCTTCTTGCAATTTAACCATTAAATCCGATAAAGGTCTAGAGCATATTCCTTTATGTCAAGAATTTATTTAAGGTTATAGATAATAAATTACTATGCAAATTACAACCTTAAAAACAAGAAAAAGTGGTTACGTTTTTGTGTTACACGTTTACAAAGTGTTGTCTTAAAAATATTAAGTAAGTTTATCAAACTATTAATGCTATGTAAAGTAACCAAAAATTtgtatttagggggtgtttggataggaaaaaaagaggtgcttattgcttattcccacaataagctaatttgagtgtttggataaaattcagcttattaggctaaataagctaattttaataagcatccctccccatgcttattgcttattgcttattcccaccacaaataagctaTAAGCAATAAGCTAAAAATCTAATCCAAACACCTCCTTAAAGCCAACGTTGTTGGTAACattttccacaaactcttcaacTCTCTCTTGTAAACAAGTGGCTTAGGGTTGTGTCATTAATTTGAGAGATGGCTCTATGTGGAAAGTTAATTGGTCATGTTGAGGTCAGTAAGAAGGGGGATATCTGCAACCTCATTAGGTACAACCCGAATGAGATAGCTGTGATATCCCCTGATAAGGTTCATGGTTGTGATCTGTGATAGGGGGATCGTTGGATCTGTCATCTCTTGGCACTACACTCATGGTATGTAACagggcaaaccctaattatgTTCTTTATCCATTTGTACATGTTTAATGAATTTTTGTAGAATCTGGTGTCTTTATGGTTTGAAAATTGGATAGAAAATTATAACTAGTTGTCTAGTTcaaaactataatatatatatcacTACTAGAAGGGACCCTAATTTTTTATCGACAAAATAGATCGTCGATAATCACGGAATGAATACCTAGTACTCAAGTAGTGGTCGACAGACTAGTGACAGAAACAGAAACCCTAACTTTGGCGATGGATCAAAGACGGAAATCCATAGgaataaaaattttaaacttgTTCAACCACTTTCCTTCAATAAATAAGTTAAACGTGGTCAAAATACTTATCCGTCGATCGATAAAACAGTCCGCTGGTAATTCGTCGGTACTTTTCTTTCCAATCATTGGTAAAACCGCAAAATTGTTAGTTATGGATTTCCGTCTGAAACCGCACATGACTTTTTTTTTCTTGTAGTAGTAATATTGACTGACATATTACTTGGCATCTTTGCATGATAAAAGAGGGAAAGAAGAAAATTTCAAAACAGATAATCGAAGCAGCCAATGATGAAAACCACATAATTGTGTTCAAGGTAATCGGAGGAGATCTAGTGGATGAGTTATACAAGACCTTTACAATCACACTAAATGTTGACAAAAAAGGTGATAAAGAGGTGGCCACTTGGACgtttgagtttgagaagcctGACACAAGTGTACCATATCCAACTTCCCTGATGGACTACCTTTGTGATCTGGTCAAGGACTTGGATACCTATAACAACACTAAGTAGTGATGTAACTTCGACTTAAAGAAGAAAACGGAAGGAAGTTTGGTGTCAGTCGATATGAATGTGTTTTTCTCCGATTGAAATAATAAACCACGTCGCTTGTGAGTAAGGAGTAAGAAATGGATGGTGCTACTGGCGTAAACATGAATCAGTAATGTAATATatgatgtatatatgtataattattctTGTTTCCAAATGATTTGTGTTGTTTGAAACTGTCTttagatttccaaaacaaatAATTCATTATTGTCTTGTGTGGTAAGTCAACTATGCAGCTTTAGGTATATTTAGGTAATTTATTTTAACAAATTATAGGATTGGTTTGTGTGGTTTGTCACATAAGCTAATCCTTCTATTTTTCTGGATTTATTTTCTATGTGTGGTCATCAAAACCTAGAATCAAGAAACACAGATCTTGAAGAAACCATTCACCACCATTCTATATCACTtgatttgaataaaaaaaatcctaACCTAAAAATAGATCCAAATAGAAAATGAAGATCAAAATCAAAAGGGGTAGAGTAGAATCGATAGCGGCGGATTTCAGTGGCGGTTATGCGGGGGGAGGTGATCAGTGGTGGTTCGGTATGTAGGCGTCCGACAATAAAATCTCTTTCCTAGATCGTAGATTCTATCAACGATAATGGATAATATCCCTTATTTTTATATTGATTCTATTCTTTATTATCCTGttgtattctttttttttttttttttttatcttctcATTATTTGTATATATATTCCTGTAATCTTTTGTAAAATATATGAAAAGAATTGGGGTCATACGTCTTATATCGTATCAGCCAAATAAAAGATCCTTCTTCTAAAACAAAAATCCTAACCATGCCTCTTTTTTTTCCACTGGTTTTTCTGTCCATGTTCTCGATCTACATGGCAACTGAACATGATCTCCTTATGAATACTCTTCTTCATATGCTTACTATTAAgctctcctcctccaattatctaGTATGGAGAAATTAGATTTATCTTCTTCTTTCTCATCAAAAAACTTTTAAGCCACATAGATTGAGATTAAGGAGAAGAATGGAAGGGTGGGTGAAGTAATTTGGTGGATGGAGAGTAAGGAAAAGAATGTAAGGGTAGGCAAAGTAATTTGGTGGATGAAGAGTAAGGAGAAGAATGGAAGGGTAGGCGAAGTAGTGACCGTTACTTTGGAGGAAGCCCTTATAGTGCAGGTTGAGAGTTCCATGTTTGTTAGATTTCAAAACAACAATTACACGAAACCTCACCTTCATCACTATCTCTACCACTCTTTGTACCTTATGTTTCTCTGCCCCCATCTCTATCTCTTCAAGAAAATCACCAAATTCCATTAACCACCATCTCCTTCGGCATCACCACTTTCTATTCAAGTTGCCACCTTATACCTTCTTTTTCTCTCATTTTCATATGCGAGAAATTCATAATCCAATATCAGGTAAACCCTTATATTTTGAACTCCTGAACCGAGTTGGAACTTTGTTCcatatttaaaactttttatttgtGTTCTTCCTCTAAGCTGAAactctttgttttgtttgtttgtttgtttttctattttacaTCTAGATCAATGGGAATCAGAACAGCAAAGGTACTCTTGAACTATCTTTTACTAAATAAAACAATTCCATTTGCTTCCTAATTTTGTTTGAACAGAATGTGCCATTCTATACCCATCGATTTTAACCTAAAGTTCTTGAGTGTTCACTATCGACACATAGGAAGCTATTTAACCTTGACTTTCATCTGTAGCTGGTgatatatttgatttgtttatgttttctcTTATCAATTATATTACTTTTTGATGTTTGATTCACTTTTATATCTCTTCTCACCTCTACTACCCTCACAAGAGTTCAAAATTTTCAAGTATTGTGGTTGTGTCTATGTGTTTGatcgtgtatatatatatctctatactaataaaagagtagtttttttgccatgtgtcaacatattagacattttaattaatgtgttgccacttgttaatctattagttttccattttaaatttattagatctcctcattaatgtgattctatattaaattttaaattttaaattattgttttcattaattcacaaataaaaaatatctaatatatattaaaaattaattttatatatttatttgaatcaatgattataatttcacataattaataaaaaatatctcttaaattaataatttatttaaaataacttattaata includes these proteins:
- the LOC111887609 gene encoding kirola; amino-acid sequence: MALSGKLIGYVEISKKGDVFHDLFRHIPHEIVAIAPNKVHDCELHDGERGAVGSIISWHYTHEGKRKICKQIIEAVNEENHMAVFKVIGGDLVEELYKSFTIILHVEQKGDGQVATWTFEFEKPNVSVPYPTSMMDYLCDLVKDLDAHGSTN